TTCGCGCGCTGGCGGCGCACGGCGAAGACCCGCAGCTGTTCGCCGCGCTGGCGCGGCTGCTCGCCGACGCGTACCCGATCATGGGCGTCACGACGGCGGACGAGCTCGCGCGGCAGGTCGAAAAGACGCAGCAGTACGCCGGCGATCCGGGGACGGCGTTCGTCGCCGCGTTCCGCGGCGCCGAGCTGGTCGGCGCGATGCGGCTCTACGACTACGTGATGAACGCGCGCGGCCACGACGTGCTGACCGGCGGCGTCGGCGCGGTCGCGGTCTCGCCGACGCACAAGCGGACGGGGATCGCGCGCGCGCTGCTCGGGTGGTATCTCGACCACTACCGCGCGCGCGGCGCGCCGTTCGCGATCCTGTGGCCGTTTCGAACCGACTTCTACCGCGCGATCGGGTTCGGCTACGGGACGCCGTTCCACCGCTACCGCTTCGCACCGGCGACGCTGCGTGACCAGGGCGCACGCGGCGCGGTGCGCTTTCTCGACCAGCGCGACGCCGACGCGCTGATCGCGTGCTACGAGCGCGTGCGCGCGCGCACGCACGGCTTCATCGCGAAGCACCGCGTCTCGACGGAACGGATGCTCGGCGACGCGGCGCTGCGCCACCTCGGCGTGGAGGACGGCGGCGTGCTGCGCGGGTTCATGCAGACGAGCGCGGCGGCCGGCGGCGAGCGCATGCGCAACACCGACGAGCTGATCGTGCGCGATCTGATCTACGAAGACGACGCCGCGCGCGCGGCGCTGCTCGGCTACCTGCGCGCGCAGCGCGATCAGTTCGCGCGCGTCGTGATCGAGTCGCAGGACGACGCGCTCTATCTTGCCTCGGACGATCCGCGCGACGGTTCGGACCTCGCCGTCGCACCGCCCGCGGCGCACCGTATTGCGGAAACCGGGCTTGGCGTGATGTACCGCATCCTCGACGTGCCGGGCGCGCTGGCGACGCTGCCGGCCAGCGCGCCGTTCACGCTGCGGATCGATGTGGAGGATGCATTCCATCCGCCGACCGCGGGCTCGTGGACGGTGCGGTTCGGCCCGCACGGCGCGCCGCGGTGTGACGACGGTGCCGCGCGGCCCGACGCGACGCTTTCGATCGGGATCGCGGAGCTGAGTTCGGTGGCCCTCGGCTCGCTGCGCCTGCGCGACGTCGTCCGGCAGCGGTTGGCGAGCATCGAGCCGGCGAGTGCGCTACCGCAAGCCGACGCAGCGTTCCGCGCCGGCGACAAACCGCAGTGCGTCACGCGCTTCTGACCGAGATGGCGGAGCGCCGTTAGCATGAAGCTGACGATTCAGCTTTGCACGTACAACCGCGCCGCGCTACTGGAGCGCGTGCTGGAGGCGTGCTTCGATCAGACGCTCTCGCCCGACGACTACGAAGTGGTGTTGGTCAACGACGGATCGCGCGACGAGACGCCGGCGGTGATCGAGCGCGTGCAGCGGCTGGCGACCTGCCGGTTCACCGTCGTCAACCAGCCCAACGGCGGGCTGGCGAAGGCGCGCAACGTCGGGATCGCCGTGGCGAGCGGCGAGCGGATCGCGTTCATCGACGACGACGTGCTCCTGACGCCGGTCTTCGCCGCCGAGCACCTGCGTTCGGACGCCGAGCACGGCGACGTCGTCGTGCGCGGCGCGGCGATCAACACGGAGTCGTTCGACGCGCTCCCGGTGCCGGTGTGGACGCTGAAAGACTACAGCGGCAACTGGTTCTGGACGACCAACGTCTCGGTGCGGCGCTCGCGGCTCGACGCCGCCGGCGGCCGGTTCGACGAGTCGTTCAGCGAGTACGGCTGGGAAGACATCGAGCTCGGGCTGCGATTGCGCGCGCTCGGCACCAAAGCGGTGTTCAACCGCTTCGCGCTCGCCTTTCACTACAAGCCGCGCCCGACCGGGACGAACGTCGCAGGGATGCTGCGCCAAGTGCGCGCGCAGGCGCGGACGGCGGTGCGGCTCGCGCAGCTTCACCCGAACTGGCGCGTCGCGCTGGCGATCGGCGACACGCCGCCGCAGCGGCTGCTCGGCGACGCGCTGCGCAAGAGCGGTCTGGCGTCACGGCTCGAGCACGCCCTCGGCGAGACGTCCGCCACGGAGAAGCTCTCGCCCGCGAAGCTCACCGCCGCGCGCCTCCTCGCAAGCGCCGCGTACTACGACGAGCTCGAGCGCGCGAAGCAGGCGTAGCAAGACCGGTTCGCAGTGAAG
The sequence above is a segment of the Candidatus Eremiobacterota bacterium genome. Coding sequences within it:
- a CDS encoding GNAT family N-acetyltransferase, with product MAIAVARGALEIRALAAHGEDPQLFAALARLLADAYPIMGVTTADELARQVEKTQQYAGDPGTAFVAAFRGAELVGAMRLYDYVMNARGHDVLTGGVGAVAVSPTHKRTGIARALLGWYLDHYRARGAPFAILWPFRTDFYRAIGFGYGTPFHRYRFAPATLRDQGARGAVRFLDQRDADALIACYERVRARTHGFIAKHRVSTERMLGDAALRHLGVEDGGVLRGFMQTSAAAGGERMRNTDELIVRDLIYEDDAARAALLGYLRAQRDQFARVVIESQDDALYLASDDPRDGSDLAVAPPAAHRIAETGLGVMYRILDVPGALATLPASAPFTLRIDVEDAFHPPTAGSWTVRFGPHGAPRCDDGAARPDATLSIGIAELSSVALGSLRLRDVVRQRLASIEPASALPQADAAFRAGDKPQCVTRF
- a CDS encoding glycosyltransferase, giving the protein MKLTIQLCTYNRAALLERVLEACFDQTLSPDDYEVVLVNDGSRDETPAVIERVQRLATCRFTVVNQPNGGLAKARNVGIAVASGERIAFIDDDVLLTPVFAAEHLRSDAEHGDVVVRGAAINTESFDALPVPVWTLKDYSGNWFWTTNVSVRRSRLDAAGGRFDESFSEYGWEDIELGLRLRALGTKAVFNRFALAFHYKPRPTGTNVAGMLRQVRAQARTAVRLAQLHPNWRVALAIGDTPPQRLLGDALRKSGLASRLEHALGETSATEKLSPAKLTAARLLASAAYYDELERAKQA